Proteins encoded within one genomic window of Humulus lupulus chromosome 1, drHumLupu1.1, whole genome shotgun sequence:
- the LOC133785929 gene encoding uncharacterized protein LOC133785929 isoform X1: protein MALLPLLWFLLASLMTCTNSRQLKKEETIYEVLKAHGLPMGLLPKGVKEFDIDENGRFQAYLDQACNAKFESELHYDRNVSGTLSYGQIGALSGISAQELFLWFPVKGIRVDVPSSGIIYFDVGVVFKQFSLSLFETPPDCVAVRTEEHRNARIAETVFKSKNEKVQYQLEQEILGRDAM from the exons ATGGCTCTGCTTCCTCTTCTATGGTTCTTACTCGCTTCGTTAATGACCTGTACGAATTCTCGGCAGCTGAAGAAGGAAGAGACGATATATGAGGTGTTGAAGGCCCATGGTCTTCCGATGGGCCTGTTGCCCAAGGGTGTGAAGGAATTTGACATCGATGAGAATGGTCGATTCCAAGCTTACTTGGATCAAGCCTGCAATGCTAAATTCGAGAGTGAATTGCATTACGATAGGAATGTTTCGGGGACTCTCAGTTATGGCCAGATCGGGGCTTTGTCTGGAATTTCGGCACAAGAGCTTTTCCTTTGGTTTCCGGTGAAGGGTATTCGGGTCGATGTACCTAGCTCCGGTATTATTTACTTTGATGTTGGTGTTGTGTTTAAGCAATTCTCCTTGTCACTTTTTGAGACTCCGCCGGATTGTGTGGCGGTTCGGACTGAGGAGCATAGGAATGCTCGTATTGCTGAGACTGTATTCAAG AGTAAAAATGAGAAAGTTCAATATCAACTTGAGCAGGAAATTTTGGGAAGAGATGCTATGTAG
- the LOC133785929 gene encoding uncharacterized protein LOC133785929 isoform X2: MALLPLLWFLLASLMTCTNSRQLKKEETIYEVLKAHGLPMGLLPKGVKEFDIDENGRFQAYLDQACNAKFESELHYDRNVSGTLSYGQIGALSGISAQELFLWFPVKGIRVDVPSSGIIYFDVGVVFKQFSLSLFETPPDCVAVRTEEHRNARIAETVFKEILGRDAM; the protein is encoded by the exons ATGGCTCTGCTTCCTCTTCTATGGTTCTTACTCGCTTCGTTAATGACCTGTACGAATTCTCGGCAGCTGAAGAAGGAAGAGACGATATATGAGGTGTTGAAGGCCCATGGTCTTCCGATGGGCCTGTTGCCCAAGGGTGTGAAGGAATTTGACATCGATGAGAATGGTCGATTCCAAGCTTACTTGGATCAAGCCTGCAATGCTAAATTCGAGAGTGAATTGCATTACGATAGGAATGTTTCGGGGACTCTCAGTTATGGCCAGATCGGGGCTTTGTCTGGAATTTCGGCACAAGAGCTTTTCCTTTGGTTTCCGGTGAAGGGTATTCGGGTCGATGTACCTAGCTCCGGTATTATTTACTTTGATGTTGGTGTTGTGTTTAAGCAATTCTCCTTGTCACTTTTTGAGACTCCGCCGGATTGTGTGGCGGTTCGGACTGAGGAGCATAGGAATGCTCGTATTGCTGAGACTGTATTCAAG GAAATTTTGGGAAGAGATGCTATGTAG